A genomic window from Algoriphagus sp. Y33 includes:
- a CDS encoding WD40 repeat domain-containing protein, with amino-acid sequence MSKIEVNKLQTLTGHNDCIYALTEGCDPRFFYTGAGDGMVVEWDLDHPQDGKLIARLPHSVYALAIDSLRNLLFIGHNFEGIHVIDLTESKEVWSLRLTDQAIFDIKVFGDEAYIGTGDGVLIVVDINSKSIKKHIKLSAKSIRVMSLAKDRRQLAVGLSDHTVKVLDLTADFRPIANLTGHTNSVFALSYSPDESMLVSAGRDARLKFWETTTYSLQENIVAHMYAINYLYFKEDGNLLVTCSMDKSIKVWDAVEKKLLKVIDKARNAGHGTSINKVVWSSYQGNVISVSDDRTISIWKIETN; translated from the coding sequence ATGTCAAAAATAGAAGTTAATAAATTACAAACACTAACAGGGCACAATGACTGCATCTATGCACTGACGGAAGGCTGTGATCCCCGCTTTTTTTATACAGGAGCAGGGGACGGAATGGTCGTAGAATGGGATCTGGATCATCCCCAAGACGGAAAATTGATCGCAAGACTTCCCCACTCAGTGTATGCCTTGGCAATAGACTCTCTCAGGAATTTACTTTTCATAGGACATAATTTCGAAGGAATCCATGTGATAGACTTGACTGAAAGTAAAGAAGTCTGGTCACTGAGGCTGACAGATCAGGCAATCTTTGATATCAAGGTCTTTGGGGATGAGGCCTATATCGGTACAGGAGATGGGGTACTGATCGTAGTTGATATCAATTCTAAAAGTATCAAAAAGCATATCAAGTTGAGCGCTAAAAGTATCCGTGTTATGTCCTTGGCAAAGGATAGAAGGCAGCTGGCAGTAGGGTTGAGTGATCACACCGTGAAAGTACTGGATCTGACAGCTGATTTTCGTCCCATTGCAAATTTGACCGGTCATACCAACTCAGTTTTTGCGCTTTCCTATTCTCCGGATGAGTCTATGCTAGTCAGTGCAGGAAGGGATGCGCGTTTGAAGTTCTGGGAAACGACCACTTATTCTTTACAAGAGAACATTGTGGCACATATGTATGCCATTAATTATTTATATTTCAAGGAGGACGGAAACCTCCTAGTCACCTGCTCCATGGACAAATCAATCAAGGTTTGGGATGCTGTTGAGAAAAAACTCCTCAAGGTCATCGACAAGGCAAGAAATGCCGGCCACGGTACTTCAATAAACAAGGTGGTTTGGAGTAGCTATCAGGGCAATGTTATTTCGGTGTCTGATGACCGAACTATTTCTATTTGGAAAATTGAAACGAATTAA
- a CDS encoding DivIVA domain-containing protein: protein MKITPAAIRQKTFELVFRGYEKKDVTLFLDEISEVVDALHKENMELKTKLQNTEAEAKRLKDVEESLFRTLKTAEDTGAAIIVEANEAADLIIADANETAENATKHIDQLVADSRKQAEEQAAAIIGAAETKAKDTILELRESMQGLVRSYEGLAEQRESMVKSLKRIAQDTLNQIDLSEAHFSRIDAKAHARAIDELSRSQLYTFANLEKLGYEVAEEIEENPLAEMEVVEEQLELEEHDSTPDVELEINEEEKEELEMEDTKMQLEDEVLEEDIEELEEVKKKPISETVRPQAASQKYPEDPKSQSGSFFDQFD from the coding sequence ATGAAGATCACACCGGCAGCCATTCGGCAAAAAACCTTTGAACTTGTGTTCAGAGGATATGAAAAAAAAGATGTAACCTTATTTTTGGATGAAATAAGTGAAGTAGTGGATGCCCTTCACAAGGAAAACATGGAGCTTAAGACCAAGCTTCAAAATACCGAGGCTGAGGCAAAGCGCCTGAAAGATGTGGAGGAATCACTTTTCCGAACGTTGAAAACAGCCGAAGACACTGGCGCGGCTATCATCGTAGAAGCAAATGAAGCTGCGGACTTGATCATAGCAGATGCAAACGAAACTGCTGAGAATGCTACCAAACATATAGATCAGTTGGTGGCCGATTCAAGGAAGCAGGCTGAGGAGCAAGCTGCGGCTATCATAGGAGCAGCAGAGACAAAAGCAAAGGACACCATTTTGGAACTGAGAGAAAGTATGCAGGGGCTTGTAAGGTCTTACGAAGGCCTTGCTGAGCAAAGAGAATCTATGGTGAAAAGTCTGAAGAGAATTGCGCAGGATACCTTGAATCAAATTGATCTTTCTGAAGCGCATTTTTCTAGAATTGATGCCAAGGCGCATGCCAGAGCTATTGACGAATTAAGCAGATCCCAGCTGTATACTTTTGCAAATCTGGAAAAACTCGGATATGAAGTAGCAGAAGAAATTGAAGAAAATCCTCTGGCTGAAATGGAAGTCGTTGAAGAGCAGCTAGAACTGGAGGAACATGATTCTACTCCTGATGTGGAATTGGAGATAAATGAAGAAGAAAAAGAGGAGCTGGAAATGGAGGATACCAAAATGCAGCTGGAAGATGAGGTTTTGGAAGAGGATATAGAGGAACTCGAAGAAGTGAAGAAAAAACCGATTTCGGAAACTGTCAGGCCGCAGGCAGCTTCGCAAAAATACCCGGAAGATCCAAAAAGCCAGTCAGGATCCTTTTTTGACCAGTTTGACTGA
- the folB gene encoding dihydroneopterin aldolase: MGKVSLEGIEFHAYHGAYPEETVLGNRFTLDLELETDFREAMLHDDLSATVDYSKLYKLIKARMDVKVKLLEHLGHMIVTDILEAYPKTIKIRLTLKKHHPALGGLVNFSSVQIQYPEDYA; this comes from the coding sequence ATGGGAAAGGTAAGCCTTGAAGGGATAGAATTTCATGCGTATCACGGTGCTTATCCGGAGGAGACAGTGCTTGGTAACCGCTTCACTTTAGATCTTGAGCTGGAGACTGATTTTCGTGAGGCGATGCTTCATGATGATCTAAGTGCCACGGTGGATTATTCCAAACTTTACAAATTGATCAAAGCCAGAATGGATGTGAAAGTGAAATTGCTGGAGCACCTCGGGCATATGATTGTGACGGATATATTGGAAGCCTATCCGAAAACCATCAAAATTAGATTGACACTCAAAAAACATCACCCTGCATTGGGCGGCTTAGTGAATTTTTCCTCTGTACAAATTCAATACCCTGAAGATTATGCGTAA
- a CDS encoding ChaN family lipoprotein codes for MRNCFLAILLVLGSIGTLRAQGEAYQFFTSKGKKINLNQVLKEARRTDAVFFGELHNNSLGHWLQLQVLKGLHSENPDLVVGSEIFEREDQLNLDEWFSGKITESSFEAEAKLWKNYTMDYRPVLRFAKEKGLKFIATNVPRKYASVVSKSGLEALDSLSSQAKSYIAKLPVEVDMSLPGYVAMKDMMHGAPGNPEFMIQAQALKDATMAESLYESLQAGKQIYHINGAYHSKDGEGILWYLKREFPKVKILNIHTVTQDQLDKLDDENAKSGEIILVLPSDSHTTY; via the coding sequence ATGCGTAATTGTTTCTTGGCTATCCTCCTGGTGCTTGGTTCTATCGGAACACTGAGGGCCCAGGGAGAAGCTTATCAGTTTTTTACAAGCAAAGGCAAAAAGATAAATCTCAATCAAGTGCTCAAAGAAGCAAGGCGCACTGATGCTGTGTTCTTTGGAGAGCTTCACAACAACAGTTTGGGACATTGGTTGCAACTGCAGGTGCTGAAAGGGTTGCATTCTGAAAACCCGGATTTGGTAGTGGGATCCGAGATTTTTGAGCGGGAAGATCAGTTGAATTTGGACGAATGGTTTTCGGGTAAAATTACTGAAAGTAGTTTTGAGGCTGAGGCTAAACTTTGGAAGAATTACACCATGGACTACCGTCCTGTTTTGCGCTTCGCAAAAGAGAAAGGACTGAAATTCATAGCAACAAATGTCCCGCGGAAATATGCGTCTGTTGTCAGCAAATCGGGCTTGGAAGCTCTGGATTCGCTTTCTTCCCAGGCGAAAAGTTACATTGCGAAGTTGCCTGTGGAAGTGGATATGAGTTTGCCCGGATATGTAGCGATGAAGGATATGATGCACGGGGCACCGGGTAATCCTGAGTTTATGATCCAAGCGCAGGCATTGAAGGATGCCACAATGGCGGAGTCACTTTATGAGTCTTTGCAAGCTGGCAAACAAATCTATCACATCAATGGGGCTTATCATTCTAAAGATGGTGAAGGGATACTCTGGTATCTGAAAAGGGAGTTTCCAAAGGTGAAGATTTTGAATATCCATACCGTAACACAAGATCAGCTAGACAAGCTGGATGATGAAAACGCCAAAAGTGGGGAGATCATTCTTGTCTTACCAAGTGACAGCCATACCACGTATTGA
- a CDS encoding DUF4268 domain-containing protein, whose protein sequence is MYSKAETSRIRSEFWIAFGQYMKPIPNAEGRRINWPNYKTGVRNIYFRMKAERDFASIGIEIGHPDEELQELYFDQFGSFKKMFESTIGEEWDWKLHQVNEFGQQVSKIEKILPNVNVMDSEDWPKIISFLKPRIIALDEFWQNVKPGFES, encoded by the coding sequence TTGTACAGTAAAGCTGAAACATCGAGAATCCGATCGGAATTTTGGATCGCTTTTGGGCAATACATGAAGCCTATTCCGAATGCGGAAGGCAGAAGAATCAACTGGCCAAATTATAAGACCGGAGTTCGCAACATTTATTTTCGGATGAAGGCAGAGCGTGATTTTGCATCTATTGGAATAGAAATTGGCCATCCCGACGAAGAACTGCAGGAATTGTATTTTGATCAATTTGGCTCCTTTAAAAAAATGTTTGAATCCACCATAGGAGAGGAGTGGGATTGGAAATTACATCAGGTGAATGAATTTGGGCAGCAGGTGTCTAAAATCGAAAAAATTCTCCCAAACGTAAATGTGATGGATTCGGAGGACTGGCCGAAGATTATCTCTTTTCTCAAACCCAGAATCATCGCGTTGGATGAGTTTTGGCAGAATGTGAAACCGGGTTTCGAGAGTTGA